The following is a genomic window from Streptomyces sp. NBC_01381.
CGCCGGCCGCGAGGTGGCCGCAGATCACCGCCTTCGGCGAGTTCGTCCTCAAACGCCGGACGGGCTGAATTGCCTGCGGCCGGGCATGAAGACCACAGGCAGGGCGGGCGGGCAACTGCCGGGTGATCGGGTGGGTGGGCGGGAAAGATTCGCCGCGAAGCGGCGGTCTAGTTCGCGTCCGCCTGACCGCCGGGGGCGAACTCCGCCAGCGCCCCCGCCACGATCCGCTCCAGGCGGTCGTGGTGGGCGCCCCGCCAGTACACCCGGTCGCACTCCACGCACTGGGCGAAGACGTCGTACGTCCCCCGCGTACCACCCTCCAGGAGATCCGCGACCTCCTCCTTCGACGCCGCCCGCAGCGAGCCATTGCAGGCCGTGCACCGCGTCCACGGGTGCAGCGCGGGGGCGAACCGGCCCAGGACGTCGCGGAGTTGTTCGTCCGGACCGTCGCTGTAGACGTACGCCCCTGCCCACAGCTCGCGGCGGCGCAGCAGGCCCCGGTCGCGGCTCAGCAGGACGCGGCGCTCGGCGGCCGAGCGCGCCGCAAGCGCCGGATCGCCGATGTCCGTGCTCTCGTACGCCGCGTCGACGCCGAGCAGCCGCAACCGCCGCGCCAGCGTGCCGAGATGGACGTCGAGGAGGAAGCGCAGCGGGGCCCCGGGGACGGGCTGGGGGCGCGGGACGGTGCGGACCGAGACCGTCTCGCCCGCCGCGGGGATGTGCGAGGCGGGGACCTCCGCACCGTCGACCACCAGCGCGCCCACCTCCGTCAGCGGGACGCCGAGCGACTCGACGACGTGCCCGAGCGTGGACGCGCCGTCGGTAACGGCCTTGCTGGGGCCGTTCCTTCGCTCGTGCGGGACGAACATCCCCAGTTCAGGGGCGAAGTCGATAAGGATCTCCGGACCGTTCATGAGGTCAGGATGGCACGGCGGGTCAGTCCGCCTCGGGGGATTTTCCACCGCCCGACGCGGCGTCAGACGCGGCGAAGCCGTACGACAGCATGTCCAGCGTGCGGTCCACCAGTTGACCCAGGTCGTCGCGGTGGTCGTGCTCCGCCCAGTACGCCGTCGCCTCCGTCAGCGCCCCGATCAGGCCCATGGAGAAGACCCGCACCTCAAGATCGTCCGCGTCGCGCCCGGTCCGATCCGCGATCACCCGGCACAGCATGCGGCCGGTGACCGACATGCTCTCCAGCATCCGGGAACGTACCGCGGGGACTTCGATCATCAGGCGGGTGCGAAGCCGCGACACCTCCGGCTCCTCCGCAAAGCCGAGACCGACCGCCTTGCGCAGCACATGCCGCAGCGACTCCGCGATCGGCTCGTCGGCGGGGCGGGCCCGCAGTTCGTCCTCCAGGAGCGGGTCGTACTCGTCGGTGAGGACGATGTCCTCCTTGGTGGGGAAGTAGCGGAAGACCGTGGAGGGGGAGACCTCCGCCGCGTCCGCGATCTGCTCGACCGTCGTCGCCTCGTACCCCTGCTCGCGGATCAGCCGGTACGTCGCCTCACGGATCGCGATGCGGGTCTTGAGCTTCTTCCGCTCGCGAAGCCCCAGCTGGGCGGCGTGTTGCGAAGCGGTGGTGCGTACGGCCGTCATGACGTTCATTGTCGGGCATCCGCGGGCCGCGGGGCCATGTCGGCGGCATCGGCAGGCTCCGGGGTCCGCAGCAGCGCGGCCACCAGGAGCGCCGTCACCAGGGCTGCCACGCCGCTGACCCAGAGGACGATGCCCATTCCGGTCACGTACGCGGAGTCGGCGGATTCGACGAGCCCCGGCAGCCCGAGCCGGTCGGCGATCGCGTGGGCGGCCACCACCGAATCGCCCGCGGTGTCCGCCGCCCCCGCCGGCAGCGACCCGGTGTCGATCCTGTCGACGTACACACCGGACAGCAGCGAACCGAGCAGCGCGATGCCGATCGCGCCGCCGACCTGCCGCACGGTCATCAGGAGCCCGGTGCCCGAGCCCGCGCGCTCGACCGGCAGCGCACCGAGCGCCGAATCCATGGCCGGTACGACGGCGAAGCCGAAGCCGACCCCGGCGACGGACAGCCACAGCGCGGTGAAGCCGTAGCCGGAGTCGACCGTCGTACGGCTGCCGAGCATCGCCGCGAACGCCAGGACGACGAGCCCGCCGCTGATCACCGCCCGCGGCCCGAAGCGGCGTACGACGGGTTCGGCGCCTCGCGCGGCGACCAGCAGGCCGCCCATCAGCGGCAGCATCCGAAGCCCGGTGCCGAACGCGTCGTGGCCGAGCACCGCCTGCAGATACGGCGGGAGGACGAACATCAGGCCGGACAGGACGAACATGACGAGCGTCGCCGCGATGGTGTTGAGGAGGAAGCCGCGGTTGCCGAGCAGGGACATGTCCAGCATCGGCCGGCTCAGGCGCCGCTCCCGCAGGACCAGTGCGGCGAGCAGCAGCGCCGCGCCGCCCAGCATTCCGAGCACCAGCGGGTCGCCCCAGCCGCGGACCGGCGCCTCGATGATCCCGTAGATCAGCGCGCCGAGACCGGCCGCGGTGAGGGCGGTCGACACGACGTCCACCTTGGGGGAGGCCGGGTCGGTGGTCTCGGGGAGCAGGAAGGCGCAGGCGGTGATCCCGATGGCCACCATCGGGATGTTGATCAGGAAGATCGAGCCCCACCAGAAGTGGTCGAGCAGCCAGCCGCCGACGATCGGGCCGAGCGGCGCGCCGAGCGCGGAGGCGGCCGAGACGATGCCGATGGCCTTGGTCCGCTCGCCGGGAGCGAAGAGCGCGGGCAGCACGGCCAGGGCGAGCGGCATGACGAGCGCGCCGCCCACGCCCATGACTGCGCGGGCAACGACGACGAGGGAGACGTCGTCGGCGAGGGTGCCGATGAGGGAGCCCGCCAGGAAGATCCCAAGGCCGGTGATCAGCATGCGGCGGCGGCCGAAGCGGTCGCCGAGCAACCCGGCCGGAAGCATCAGGGCGGCGAAGACGACGACGTACGCATCCGCCATCCACTGCTGCTCGCCGGTGCTCGCGCCGAGCTGACCGGCCATCGTCGGCAGCGCGACATTGAGGATCGTCATGTCGAAGCCGAGCACCAGCATGCTCGCGACCAGGGCGGCAAGCGCCCACCAACGGCGGGGGTCCTGCCGGTCCGCGGCAGGCTTGATAGTGACAGTGGCCATGAAATGAGAGTAACTCCCAAAAGGAGGTCACCGTCAAGACATGCGAATGGCCGCGGCTCGAAAGCCGCGGCCATGAAGGGGGAGGGGGTGAGGGCTATCCGTGCTGGTACGCCACCAGCGAGATGCCGACGTAGTGCACCGCGAACGCGGCCAGCGTCAGCGAGTGGAAGACCTCGTGGAAGCCGAAGAAGCGGGGCGAGGGGTTGGGGCGCTTGATGCCGTAGATGACGCCGCCCGCGCTGTAGAGCAGCCCGCCGACGATCACCAGGACGAGCACGGCGATGCCGCCCGTGCGCATGAAGTCCGGCAGGAAGAAGACCGCGGCCCAGCCCATCGCGATGTAGCACGGCGTGTAGAGCCAGCGCGGGGCGCCGACCCAGAACACCCGGAAGGCGATGCCCGCGACGGCCGCGCCCCAGATGCCCCAGAGCAGCCACTGCCCCTTCGCCTCGGGGAGCAGCAGCATCGTCAGCGGTGTGTACGTGCCCGCGATGATCAGGAAGATGTTGGAGTGGTCGAGCCTGCGCAGGATGCCGTCCGCACGCGGGCCCCAGTTGCCCCGGTGGTAGAGCGCGCTCACTCCGAAGAGCAGGCAGGCGGTCAGGGCGAAGATGCCGCAGGCGATCCGGCCGCGGGTGGAGTCCGCCAGGGCGGTGAGCACCAGGCCGGCGACGACCACTGCGGGGAACATGCCGGCGTGCAGCCAGCCGCGCATCTTCGGCTTCGCCGGGAGCGGCTGGGTGGGCGCGGACGAATCGGGGCTTGTGGCCGGGGAGTTCGTGATCGCGTCGGGGACGGGTGCGGTCATGACGGGCATCGTACCTACGCAACCGTAAGTTACACATCAACCGGGGCGGGCCCGATGTCCACAAGTGGCGATGGTCACGGCGATACCCGAGCGTACAAGGGACGGATCCGCGCGCGGAAGCCCTGTCCTGTGAGTGGCGATGCTCACGCCGCTCAGGTGTGAGGCACTCTGGACATATGCGCGGAAGCGTCGGATGATCAAATGAGTGCGGTCGGCACCGGATGAGCGCCAGAGGGATCAACACGTGAAGCGTCCGGGTCGCAGCCCCCACGGGGCAACAAACCTAAAACCCCTCATATAGGAGCAATCGTGGCGCGCGACATCGCGGCTCCCCTTTCCGTGGACACCGTTCCCACCAACCACCAGGAGCTCGTCTCCTGGGTGAACGAGATCGCCGAGCTGACGCAGCCGGACCGTGTGGTCTGGTGCGACGGCTCCGAGGCCGAGTACGAGCGTCTGTGCGAGGAGCTCGTCGCCAAGGGCACGTTCAAGAAGCTCGACCCGATCAAGCGCCCGAACTCGTACTACGCGGCTTCCGACCCGACCGACGTCGCGCGCGTCGAGGACCGCACCTTCATCTGCTCCGAGAAGGAAGAGGACGCGGGCCCGACCAACCACTGGAAGGACCCCGCCGAGATGCGGGAGATCTTCGCGGGGGAGAAGGGTGTCTTCCGCGGCTCCATGCGCGGCCGCACCATGTACGTCGTGCCCTTCTGCATGGGCCCGGTCGGCTCGCCGCTGTCCGCGATCGGCG
Proteins encoded in this region:
- a CDS encoding hemolysin III family protein, which translates into the protein MTAPVPDAITNSPATSPDSSAPTQPLPAKPKMRGWLHAGMFPAVVVAGLVLTALADSTRGRIACGIFALTACLLFGVSALYHRGNWGPRADGILRRLDHSNIFLIIAGTYTPLTMLLLPEAKGQWLLWGIWGAAVAGIAFRVFWVGAPRWLYTPCYIAMGWAAVFFLPDFMRTGGIAVLVLVIVGGLLYSAGGVIYGIKRPNPSPRFFGFHEVFHSLTLAAFAVHYVGISLVAYQHG
- a CDS encoding MFS transporter is translated as MATVTIKPAADRQDPRRWWALAALVASMLVLGFDMTILNVALPTMAGQLGASTGEQQWMADAYVVVFAALMLPAGLLGDRFGRRRMLITGLGIFLAGSLIGTLADDVSLVVVARAVMGVGGALVMPLALAVLPALFAPGERTKAIGIVSAASALGAPLGPIVGGWLLDHFWWGSIFLINIPMVAIGITACAFLLPETTDPASPKVDVVSTALTAAGLGALIYGIIEAPVRGWGDPLVLGMLGGAALLLAALVLRERRLSRPMLDMSLLGNRGFLLNTIAATLVMFVLSGLMFVLPPYLQAVLGHDAFGTGLRMLPLMGGLLVAARGAEPVVRRFGPRAVISGGLVVLAFAAMLGSRTTVDSGYGFTALWLSVAGVGFGFAVVPAMDSALGALPVERAGSGTGLLMTVRQVGGAIGIALLGSLLSGVYVDRIDTGSLPAGAADTAGDSVVAAHAIADRLGLPGLVESADSAYVTGMGIVLWVSGVAALVTALLVAALLRTPEPADAADMAPRPADARQ
- a CDS encoding TetR/AcrR family transcriptional regulator, translating into MNVMTAVRTTASQHAAQLGLRERKKLKTRIAIREATYRLIREQGYEATTVEQIADAAEVSPSTVFRYFPTKEDIVLTDEYDPLLEDELRARPADEPIAESLRHVLRKAVGLGFAEEPEVSRLRTRLMIEVPAVRSRMLESMSVTGRMLCRVIADRTGRDADDLEVRVFSMGLIGALTEATAYWAEHDHRDDLGQLVDRTLDMLSYGFAASDAASGGGKSPEAD
- a CDS encoding Mut7-C RNAse domain-containing protein, producing MNGPEILIDFAPELGMFVPHERRNGPSKAVTDGASTLGHVVESLGVPLTEVGALVVDGAEVPASHIPAAGETVSVRTVPRPQPVPGAPLRFLLDVHLGTLARRLRLLGVDAAYESTDIGDPALAARSAAERRVLLSRDRGLLRRRELWAGAYVYSDGPDEQLRDVLGRFAPALHPWTRCTACNGSLRAASKEEVADLLEGGTRGTYDVFAQCVECDRVYWRGAHHDRLERIVAGALAEFAPGGQADAN